Below is a genomic region from Hylemonella gracilis.
AACGACGACAAGATCACCGTGGACGAAGGCGTCAAGCGCCTGCTGGCCGCGGCGCGTACCAATCCCTGAGTCCCAGGGTCTTCCCCCCTCTAGCAAGCAAGCAAAAATCCAACAGGAGACAACATGCAATACAAACGCGCCCTTATCGCGACCGCCTGTATGGCGGCCATCACGGCGGCCAGCGCGGCCGACCTCGGCTCCGGCATCGAGTTCACCGGCTACAGCCGTGGCGGCCCGGTGTTCAAGTCCGACAAGAACATCGACGCCGCCAAGGACTCCGTGGGCGGCTTCAGCCTGGGCGGTGACCTGCAGGGCTACCGCCTCGGCAACGAAGGCACCCAGGGCGGCTACGAGTTCTTCGTCGGCAAGACCTTCGACGCGGACAATGGCGTGAAGTACAAGTTCGGCTACATGCCGGAAAACTGGGGCGGCGGCATTGGCACCGTGCAGGCGTACAGCGAAATCTGGGGCCTGGATTTCGCGCCCGAAGCCAAGTTCTGGGTCGGCCAGCGTCGTCTGCGCATCCAGGACGTGCACATCGTCGACAACTTCCTGATGGACCTGGGCGAGTACCAGGGTGCCGGCGTGCAGGACTGGGCCGTCGGTCCGGCCAGCGTCGCCGTGACCGTGTCCTCGGGCGACAAGTTCGACGCCAAGCTGCCCCAAGGCACGTCGGCGAGCAAGGTGAACCTCGATGTCGGCATCCCGGTCAGCGACAGCGGCAAGCTCCGCCTGGTGGCGACCAGCGTCAGCACCACGGGTTTCGAGAAGAACGGCGGTAGTGGTTTCTCGCTGCTGTACAACCAAGGCTTCGGCGCCCTGAAGAACAGCCTGTACCTGCAGACTTCCAGCGGTCTGGCGAACATCCAGGGCAAGTTTGTGAACCTCGAGCAGAGCGATGATGCATCGGGAGTCGCCGCTAACGTGATTGCTTACAAGGTGAGCCGCGTTGCCGATTCCATCGACTGGCAGGTCGGCAACTTCGGCGGTCAGGCGCTGCTGGCTTACCAGACCAGCGAGCCCGAAAACGGCGCGGACAAGGATGTGGAAACCAAGGACCTCTCCTTCGGCGGCCGCGTGTCCTACGCCTTCACCAACAACTTCAAGCTGCTGCTGGAAGCGGCCACGACGAAGCGTACGCGTGATGGCAGCGACGACCAGACGCTGAACAAGGTCACGATCGCCCCCACGCTCAGCAGCGGGCCGGGCTTCTACAAGCGTCCTGAGCTGCGTTTGTACGTGACCATGGCGAACTGGAACACCGCTGCCGCCGAGGCCAATGCGAGCTCGTTCGGCGCGGACGACAACGGCGACTCCCTGAAGAAGCAGACCATCGTGGGTCTGCAGTACGAAATCTGGTGGTAAAAATCCGCTGGGTTGAATGAGGCCAGGGGAAGAGCCGTGCGCTCTTCCCCGGTTTTTTTTGTTTGGATACGTGAACCCTTGTGCCTTTGACTGATCGATTGGAAAAATGGCTGCCGAGGCTGGTCCTGGCGCCTGGTGTGGTGTTGGGGCTGGCCTTTGTCTACGGCCTGATGATCTGGAACGGCGTGCTGTCGGTCTCGGTCTCACGCATGCTGCCCAACTACGAATTTGTGGGCCTGGCGCAGTACGCCCGGCTGTGGGAGATGGACCGCTGGTGGGTGGCGCTGAAGAATCTGGTGATCTTCGGTTTCGGCTACGTGGGTGGTTCCATGGTGCTGGGCATCTGGCTGGCCATTCTGCTGGACCAGAAAATCCGCGCCGAAGGCTTCATCCGCACGGTCTACCTCTACCCCATGGCCCTGTCTTTCGTGGTCACGGGCACAGTCTGGAAATGGCTGCTCAACCCCAGTCTGGGCCTGGAGAAGCTGTTGCACGACTGGGGCTGGGAGAGCGCCAGCTTCACCTGGTTGGTGGACAACGACATGGCGATCTACTGTGTGGTGATCGCGGGTGTCTGGCAGTCGGCGGGTTTCACCATGGCGCTGTTCCTGGCGGGCCTGCGCGGTATCGACGACAGCATCATCAAGGCCGCGCAGATCGACGGGGCCTCGCTGCCCCGCATCTACTGGCGCATTGTGCTGCCGGCGCTGCGGCCGGTGGTCTTCTCCACGCTCATGGTGCTGTCGCATCTGGCGATCAAGAGTTTCGACCTGGTCATGGCCCTGACGGCTGGCGGACCCGGTTACGCCACCGACGTGCCCGCGACCTTCATGTACGCCATGAGCTTCACGCGCGGCCAGATCGGCCTGGGCGCGGCCAGCGCCATGGTGATGCTGATGACGGTCGCGGCTCTGGTCGTGCCTTATCTGTACAGCGAACTAAGGAGCAAGCCTCATGAGCGCTGAACGGCCGCCCGAAAGCGTTCGCATCGCAGTGCGAAGCACGGAGACTACCCCATGAGCGCTGAACGCAAGCTGAGCCACTGGCTCAACCGGGGCCTGATCTACGGCAGCCTGGGCCTGGGCGCGCTGCTCTTTCTCGCGCCGCTGTATGTGATGCTGGTCACCTCGCTCAAGGACGCCGAGCAGATCCGCGCCGGCAATCTGCTGGCCTGGCCGACCTCGCTGAACTGGGAGTCGTGGACGCTGGCCTGGTCCACGGCCTGCACGGGCGCGCAGTGCTCGGGCCTGCAGCCTTATTTCTGGAATTCGGTGCTGATGGCCGTGCCGGCCGTGCTGCTGTCCACGACCTGGGGCGCCATCAACGGCTATGTGTTGAGCCTGTGGAAGTTCCGCGGCAGCGACACCCTGTTCGCCCTGCTGCTCTTTGGCGTCTTCATGCCCTTCCAGGTGGTGCTGCTGCCCATGAGCCAGGTGCTGGGTTGGCTGGGCCTGTCCAGCTCGGTGGGCGGGCTGATCCTGGTGCACATGCTCGCGGGCCTGCCCAGCACCACGCTGTTCTTCCGCAATTACTACGCGGCCGTGCCGCCCGAGTTGCTGCGCGCGGCACGCATCGATGGCGCGGGTTTCTGGATGATCTTCTGGCGCATCATCCTGCCGATGTCGACGCCGATCGTGATGGTCACCCTGATCTGGCAGTTCACCCAGGTCTGGAACGATTTCCTGTTCGGCGTGGCTTTCACCGGGGCGGACTCCAAGCCCGTCACGGTGGGCCTGAACAATCTGGCCAACACCTCGAGCAGCGTGAAGGCCTACAACGTGGACATGGCCGCGGCGTTGATCGCGGGTCTGCCCACCATGCTGGTTTACGTGCTGGCGGGACGTTATTTCGTGCGCGGGCTGACCGCCGGTGCCGTCAAGGGTTGAGGAAAGTAAAGACGATATGGCTTCTGCGCTGGATATTCGCGGCATCCGCAAGAGTTTTGGCAAGGGCGAGCGGCAGGTGGAGGTGCTCAAGCGCATCGACATCGACGTCAAGCCCGGTGAGTTTCTGATCCTGGTCGGCCCCTCGGGCTGTGGCAAATCGACCCTGCTCAATCTGATCGCGGGCCTGGACGACCCGACCGAGGGCGCCATCCGCATCGGGGACCGCGACGTGGTGGGCGTGCCCCCGGCGCAGCGGGACATCGCCATGGTGTTCCAGAGCTATGCCCTGTACCCGACCATGAGCGTGGCCGAGAACATCGGCTTTGCCATGGAAATCCGCAAGGTGCCCAAGGCCCAGCGCGTGCAGCGCATCGCCGAAGTGGCCGCCATGCTGCAGATCAGCCACCTGCTGGACCGCCGGCCCTCGCAGCTTTCGGGCGGGCAGCGCCAGCGCGTGGCCATGGGGCGGGCGCTGGCGCGCCAGCCCGAGCTCTTTCTTTTCGACGAACCGCTGTCCAACCTGGACGCCAAGCTGCGCGTCGAGATGCGGGCCGAGATCAAACGCCTGCACCAGTTGAGCGGTATCACCAGCGTTTACGTGACGCATGACCAGATCGAAGCCATGACCCTGGGCAGTCGCATCGCGGTCATGAAGGACGGACTGGTGCAGCAACTCGGCACCCCCGACGAGATCTACAACCGGCCTGCCAACACCTATGTGGCCACCTTCATTGGTTCGCCAACCATGAACCTGATCGCGGGGACGGCCGCGCCGGATGGCAACGGTTTCGTGTTGCCCGAAGCCCGGCTGCCGCTGGTCTGTCCGGCTCCCGCATCGCAGGCATTGACCCTCGGCGTGCGGCCCGAGCACCTGCTGCTCAGCGATGGCTCGGATTGGCGTGGTGAGGTCCAAGTGGTGGAGCCCACGGGCGCAGATACCTATGTGATGGTGCAGACGGCCGCGGGTCGGGTGACGGTGCGAACCTCGCCGCAGACGCCGGTGCGTCCCGGCGATCGCGTGGGCCTGACCCTCAGCCCGGAGCAGGCGCACTGGTTCGACGCGGCCTCAGGCGCGCGCCTGTGAGGCGTCCGCCAGGCGGGGCAGCAGCAGGCGCACCCGCAGACCGTGGCCGGCTGGGTTGGTTGCGCTCGGGGGCTGCGCGGTTTC
It encodes:
- a CDS encoding carbohydrate porin, producing MQYKRALIATACMAAITAASAADLGSGIEFTGYSRGGPVFKSDKNIDAAKDSVGGFSLGGDLQGYRLGNEGTQGGYEFFVGKTFDADNGVKYKFGYMPENWGGGIGTVQAYSEIWGLDFAPEAKFWVGQRRLRIQDVHIVDNFLMDLGEYQGAGVQDWAVGPASVAVTVSSGDKFDAKLPQGTSASKVNLDVGIPVSDSGKLRLVATSVSTTGFEKNGGSGFSLLYNQGFGALKNSLYLQTSSGLANIQGKFVNLEQSDDASGVAANVIAYKVSRVADSIDWQVGNFGGQALLAYQTSEPENGADKDVETKDLSFGGRVSYAFTNNFKLLLEAATTKRTRDGSDDQTLNKVTIAPTLSSGPGFYKRPELRLYVTMANWNTAAAEANASSFGADDNGDSLKKQTIVGLQYEIWW
- a CDS encoding carbohydrate ABC transporter permease; this encodes MTDRLEKWLPRLVLAPGVVLGLAFVYGLMIWNGVLSVSVSRMLPNYEFVGLAQYARLWEMDRWWVALKNLVIFGFGYVGGSMVLGIWLAILLDQKIRAEGFIRTVYLYPMALSFVVTGTVWKWLLNPSLGLEKLLHDWGWESASFTWLVDNDMAIYCVVIAGVWQSAGFTMALFLAGLRGIDDSIIKAAQIDGASLPRIYWRIVLPALRPVVFSTLMVLSHLAIKSFDLVMALTAGGPGYATDVPATFMYAMSFTRGQIGLGAASAMVMLMTVAALVVPYLYSELRSKPHER
- a CDS encoding carbohydrate ABC transporter permease; this encodes MSAERKLSHWLNRGLIYGSLGLGALLFLAPLYVMLVTSLKDAEQIRAGNLLAWPTSLNWESWTLAWSTACTGAQCSGLQPYFWNSVLMAVPAVLLSTTWGAINGYVLSLWKFRGSDTLFALLLFGVFMPFQVVLLPMSQVLGWLGLSSSVGGLILVHMLAGLPSTTLFFRNYYAAVPPELLRAARIDGAGFWMIFWRIILPMSTPIVMVTLIWQFTQVWNDFLFGVAFTGADSKPVTVGLNNLANTSSSVKAYNVDMAAALIAGLPTMLVYVLAGRYFVRGLTAGAVKG
- a CDS encoding ABC transporter ATP-binding protein → MASALDIRGIRKSFGKGERQVEVLKRIDIDVKPGEFLILVGPSGCGKSTLLNLIAGLDDPTEGAIRIGDRDVVGVPPAQRDIAMVFQSYALYPTMSVAENIGFAMEIRKVPKAQRVQRIAEVAAMLQISHLLDRRPSQLSGGQRQRVAMGRALARQPELFLFDEPLSNLDAKLRVEMRAEIKRLHQLSGITSVYVTHDQIEAMTLGSRIAVMKDGLVQQLGTPDEIYNRPANTYVATFIGSPTMNLIAGTAAPDGNGFVLPEARLPLVCPAPASQALTLGVRPEHLLLSDGSDWRGEVQVVEPTGADTYVMVQTAAGRVTVRTSPQTPVRPGDRVGLTLSPEQAHWFDAASGARL